A single Cupriavidus sp. D39 DNA region contains:
- the acpP gene encoding acyl carrier protein, with product MDNIEQRVKKIVAEQLGVAEADIKTESSFVNDLGADSLDTVELVMALEDEFGMEIPDEEAEKITTVQQAIDYATAHVKA from the coding sequence ATGGACAATATCGAACAACGCGTCAAGAAAATCGTGGCAGAGCAACTCGGCGTGGCCGAGGCAGACATCAAGACCGAATCCTCGTTCGTGAACGATCTGGGCGCTGACTCGCTCGACACGGTTGAACTGGTGATGGCGTTGGAAGATGAATTCGGCATGGAAATTCCTGATGAGGAAGCCGAGAAGATCACGACCGTGCAACAGGCAATCGATTACGCCACTGCACACGTCAAGGCCTAA
- the fabG gene encoding 3-oxoacyl-ACP reductase FabG — MTKFLEDQVALVTGASRGIGRAIALELAAQGATVVGTATSEAGAAAISEYLAAAGGKGRGAVLNVNDGAASEALIDELVKTHGSLGVLVNNAGITQDQLAMRMKDEDWSAVIETNMTAVFRLSRAVLRPMMKARGGRIINITSVVGSTGNPGQMNYAAAKAGVEGMSRALAREIGSRNVTVNCVAPGFIDTDMTKVLSEEQHAALKTQIPLGRLGQPEDIAHAVAFLAGPQAAYITGTTLHVNGGMYMN, encoded by the coding sequence ATGACAAAATTTCTGGAAGACCAGGTCGCGCTGGTGACCGGCGCATCGCGCGGCATTGGCCGCGCCATCGCACTGGAACTGGCCGCCCAGGGCGCCACTGTGGTAGGTACCGCCACCAGCGAGGCGGGCGCCGCTGCGATCAGCGAGTACCTGGCGGCAGCCGGCGGCAAGGGTCGCGGCGCCGTGCTCAACGTCAATGATGGGGCGGCTTCCGAAGCGCTGATCGACGAGCTGGTCAAGACGCATGGCAGCCTCGGCGTGCTGGTGAACAACGCCGGCATCACCCAGGACCAGCTCGCCATGCGCATGAAGGATGAGGACTGGAGCGCGGTGATCGAGACCAACATGACGGCGGTGTTCCGCCTGTCGCGTGCCGTGCTGCGCCCGATGATGAAGGCCCGCGGTGGCCGTATCATCAACATCACTTCAGTGGTCGGCTCGACCGGCAACCCGGGCCAGATGAATTACGCGGCGGCCAAGGCCGGCGTGGAAGGCATGAGCCGCGCGCTGGCGCGTGAGATCGGCAGCCGCAACGTCACCGTCAATTGCGTGGCGCCGGGCTTTATCGATACCGACATGACCAAAGTCCTGTCGGAAGAGCAGCATGCGGCACTGAAGACGCAGATCCCGTTGGGCCGGCTCGGCCAGCCGGAAGACATCGCGCATGCGGTGGCCTTCCTGGCAGGTCCGCAGGCGGCCTACATTACTGGTACAACGCTCCATGTGAATGGTGGCATGTACATGAATTGA
- the plsX gene encoding phosphate acyltransferase PlsX — protein MTIKLAIDCMGGDHGVSVTVPAAISFLSSHSDAEVVLVGLRDSIEPQLKKLHALDHPRVRIVTASEVITMDDPVEVALRRKKDSSMRVAVTQVKEGLAGACISAGNTGALMAVSRYVLKTLEGIERPAIATTIPNEQGWGTTVLDLGANADCEPEHLLQFARMAEAMVAVVDHKERPSVGLLNIGEEVIKGNDVVKRAGELLRASELNFYGNVEGNDIFKGTTDIVVCDGFVGNVALKSSEGLAKMIANMIKEEFTRSWFTKLLAVLALPVLKRLSRRLDPARYNGASLLGLRGLVIKSHGSADAHAFEWAIKRGYDAARNGVIERTIQAFANKSGNSTPATGPQSGAQDSSPSPHAA, from the coding sequence ATGACGATCAAACTAGCTATCGACTGCATGGGTGGCGATCACGGTGTCTCCGTGACGGTACCGGCGGCGATCAGTTTTCTCTCAAGCCATAGCGACGCCGAAGTGGTGCTGGTCGGCTTGCGGGACAGCATCGAGCCGCAGCTCAAGAAGCTGCACGCGCTCGACCATCCGCGCGTGCGCATTGTGACCGCGTCCGAAGTCATCACCATGGATGACCCCGTTGAGGTGGCACTGCGCAGGAAGAAGGATTCCTCGATGCGCGTGGCGGTGACCCAGGTGAAGGAAGGGCTGGCTGGCGCGTGCATCTCGGCTGGCAATACCGGGGCCCTGATGGCGGTGTCGCGCTATGTGCTCAAGACGCTCGAAGGCATCGAGCGGCCGGCAATCGCCACCACCATTCCCAACGAGCAGGGCTGGGGCACCACGGTGCTCGACCTCGGCGCCAATGCCGACTGCGAGCCCGAGCACCTGCTGCAGTTCGCGCGCATGGCCGAGGCCATGGTGGCGGTGGTGGACCACAAGGAGCGACCCAGCGTCGGCCTGCTGAACATCGGCGAGGAAGTGATCAAGGGCAACGACGTGGTGAAGCGCGCGGGTGAACTGCTGCGCGCATCGGAGCTCAACTTCTACGGCAACGTGGAGGGCAATGATATCTTCAAAGGCACTACCGATATCGTGGTTTGCGATGGCTTCGTCGGCAACGTCGCGCTAAAGAGCAGCGAAGGGCTGGCCAAGATGATCGCCAACATGATCAAGGAAGAATTCACGCGTTCGTGGTTCACCAAATTGCTGGCAGTGCTGGCCTTGCCGGTGCTCAAGCGGCTGTCCAGGCGCCTGGACCCGGCGCGCTACAACGGCGCGTCCCTGCTCGGGCTGCGTGGACTGGTCATCAAGAGCCACGGCTCCGCCGATGCCCACGCTTTTGAGTGGGCTATCAAACGCGGGTATGATGCGGCCAGGAATGGTGTGATCGAACGCACCATCCAGGCTTTCGCCAACAAGTCAGGTAACAGCACCCCGGCTACCGGCCCGCAGTCAGGCGCCCAGGATTCCAGTCCAAGCCCGCACGCCGCCTGA
- a CDS encoding DegQ family serine endoprotease, translating into MAAILAFAPFAAELSHAQAAAPSYNLPDFTDLVEKAGPAVVNIRTTERVRSRGTPGTEDDEMAEFFRRFFGVPMPGAPTPPGAPRRGQPPQGEEQSRGVGSGFVISQDGYVMTNAHVVADAETIYVTLPDKREFKAKLIGSDKRTDVALLKVDATGLPKLPLGDSDKVRAGEWVLAIGSPFGLDNTVTAGIVSAKGRDTGDYLPFIQTDVAVNPGNSGGPLINLRGEVIGINSQIYSRSGGYMGISFAIPIDEALRVTEQLKATGKVTRGRIAVAIGDVTKEVADSLGLGRARGALVGSVEPGGPAEKAGIEAGDIILKFNGRDIEKASDLPRMVGDIKPGTRVPLQLWRKGATREVSITVAELDADAKVKTRGNSQRDESSPPAAKPNALGLIVNEIPDAKLKELKIKSGVEVEQADGPAMRAGIRPGDIILRLGDSDVTSPKQFNELVKGLDKAKIAAVFVRRGDATQVLTLRPGTMSSR; encoded by the coding sequence ATGGCTGCCATTCTCGCCTTTGCGCCCTTTGCCGCCGAGCTGAGCCACGCACAGGCCGCCGCGCCGTCCTATAACCTGCCCGATTTCACCGATCTGGTTGAAAAGGCCGGTCCGGCGGTCGTGAACATCCGTACCACCGAGCGCGTGCGCTCGCGCGGCACTCCCGGGACCGAAGACGACGAAATGGCAGAGTTCTTCCGCCGTTTCTTTGGTGTGCCCATGCCTGGCGCACCCACGCCGCCGGGCGCCCCGCGCCGCGGCCAGCCGCCGCAGGGCGAGGAGCAGAGCCGCGGGGTGGGATCGGGGTTCGTCATCAGTCAGGATGGCTATGTGATGACTAATGCTCACGTGGTCGCGGATGCCGAAACCATCTACGTCACGCTGCCTGACAAGCGCGAGTTCAAGGCCAAGCTGATCGGCTCGGACAAGCGCACCGATGTCGCCTTGCTCAAGGTTGACGCGACTGGCCTGCCCAAGCTGCCGCTTGGCGACTCGGACAAGGTCCGCGCTGGCGAGTGGGTGCTGGCCATCGGTTCTCCCTTTGGCCTCGATAACACCGTGACTGCCGGCATTGTCTCCGCCAAGGGGCGCGATACCGGTGACTACCTTCCGTTCATCCAGACCGATGTGGCGGTCAACCCCGGCAATTCCGGCGGCCCGCTGATCAACCTGCGCGGCGAAGTGATCGGCATCAACTCGCAGATCTACAGCCGTAGCGGCGGGTATATGGGCATCTCCTTCGCCATCCCGATCGATGAAGCCTTGCGGGTCACGGAGCAGCTCAAGGCGACCGGTAAGGTCACGCGCGGACGCATCGCGGTGGCGATCGGGGACGTGACCAAGGAAGTTGCCGATTCGCTCGGACTGGGCCGTGCCCGGGGCGCGCTGGTCGGCAGCGTCGAGCCCGGTGGCCCTGCCGAGAAGGCCGGGATCGAGGCTGGCGACATCATCCTCAAGTTCAACGGCCGCGACATCGAGAAGGCGTCGGACCTGCCGCGCATGGTCGGCGACATCAAGCCGGGCACGCGCGTTCCGCTGCAACTCTGGCGCAAGGGCGCGACGCGCGAGGTGTCCATCACCGTGGCCGAGCTGGATGCGGATGCGAAGGTGAAAACCCGCGGCAACAGCCAGCGCGACGAAAGCAGCCCGCCGGCGGCCAAGCCCAATGCGCTTGGCCTGATCGTCAACGAGATTCCCGACGCTAAGCTCAAAGAGCTCAAGATCAAGTCGGGGGTCGAGGTCGAGCAGGCGGATGGGCCGGCGATGCGCGCCGGCATTCGCCCGGGCGACATCATCCTGCGCCTGGGCGACAGCGATGTGACCAGCCCGAAGCAGTTCAACGAACTGGTCAAGGGACTCGACAAGGCCAAGATCGCCGCGGTGTTCGTGCGCCGTGGGGATGCCACCCAGGTGCTCACCTTGCGGCCGGGCACGATGTCCTCGCGCTGA
- the rpmF gene encoding 50S ribosomal protein L32, protein MAVQQNKKSPSKRGMHRSHDHLTTAALAVEPTTGETHLRHHVSPNGYYRGRKVIKTKND, encoded by the coding sequence ATGGCAGTTCAACAGAACAAGAAGTCGCCCTCCAAGCGCGGCATGCATCGCTCGCACGACCACCTGACCACGGCAGCGCTGGCAGTGGAACCGACCACGGGCGAAACCCACCTGCGTCACCACGTGAGCCCGAACGGCTACTATCGTGGCCGCAAGGTCATCAAGACCAAGAACGACTGA
- a CDS encoding Maf-like protein produces the protein MSQTSRPTLILGSSSRYRRELLERLRIPFEVATPDIDETPQPGESPEATALRLSHAKALAIAERHPGTLVIGSDQVATLDGKQIGKPGSHEKALAQLQWMRGRTVTFHSALCLLDSRSGEAQLADIQTRATFRDLPDQELDAYLRIERPYDVAGSAKSEGLGIALLSHMESDDPTALVGLPLIALTNMLRQAGYPFFQD, from the coding sequence ATGTCGCAAACTTCCCGCCCCACCCTGATCCTGGGTTCCAGCTCACGTTATCGCCGCGAATTGCTGGAGCGCCTGCGCATTCCTTTCGAGGTGGCGACTCCCGACATCGACGAAACCCCGCAGCCCGGCGAAAGCCCCGAAGCCACCGCACTCCGGCTCTCCCACGCCAAGGCACTGGCCATTGCCGAGCGGCATCCTGGCACCCTGGTCATCGGCTCCGACCAGGTCGCCACGCTGGACGGCAAGCAGATTGGCAAGCCCGGTTCCCACGAGAAGGCCTTGGCGCAATTGCAGTGGATGCGCGGGCGCACCGTCACTTTTCACTCAGCGCTGTGCCTGCTTGACAGTCGTAGCGGCGAGGCCCAGCTGGCGGATATCCAGACGCGCGCGACTTTCCGCGACCTTCCCGACCAGGAGCTGGATGCCTACCTGCGCATCGAGCGCCCTTATGATGTCGCGGGCAGCGCCAAATCCGAAGGACTGGGCATCGCCCTGCTCTCGCATATGGAGTCCGACGATCCTACCGCGCTGGTGGGCCTGCCCCTGATCGCGCTGACCAATATGCTGCGCCAGGCCGGCTACCCCTTCTTCCAGGACTGA
- a CDS encoding beta-ketoacyl-ACP synthase III encodes MTSYAKIIGTGSYLPPRRVTNHDLAAQLAEKGIETSDEWIFSRSGISARHWAEPDVTSSDLAVKAAERALEAAGIDRQSIDLIIVATSTPDFVFPSAACLVQQKLGITNHCAAFDLQAVCSGFVYALATAEKFIRSGSHRNALVIGSEVFSRILDFNDRTTCVLFGDGAGAVVLSASEEPGILSSAMHSDGSHVDILCVPGNVSGGNITGNPFLHMDGQAVFKLAVTVLDKVAREALAGAQFPADKVDWLIPHQANIRIMQSTARKLGLPAERMVATVHEHGNTSAASIPLALDVAVRDGRIGAGHHVLMEGVGGGFTWGAVLLRM; translated from the coding sequence ATGACAAGCTACGCAAAAATCATCGGTACCGGGAGCTATTTGCCTCCGCGGCGTGTCACTAACCACGATCTCGCGGCGCAACTGGCTGAGAAGGGCATCGAGACCAGCGACGAATGGATCTTTTCGCGCAGTGGCATCTCTGCCCGCCATTGGGCAGAGCCGGATGTCACCAGCAGCGACCTCGCGGTCAAGGCAGCGGAGCGCGCGCTGGAGGCGGCCGGCATCGATCGCCAGAGCATCGACCTGATCATCGTCGCTACGTCCACGCCCGATTTCGTCTTCCCGAGCGCCGCCTGCCTGGTGCAGCAAAAGCTTGGCATCACCAACCACTGCGCGGCGTTCGACCTGCAGGCGGTGTGTTCCGGCTTTGTCTACGCGCTGGCCACGGCCGAGAAATTCATCCGCAGCGGCTCGCATCGCAACGCGCTGGTCATCGGCTCGGAAGTGTTCTCTCGCATCCTGGATTTCAACGACCGCACCACCTGCGTGCTGTTCGGCGACGGTGCCGGCGCGGTCGTGCTGTCGGCCTCGGAGGAGCCCGGCATCCTGTCGTCGGCGATGCACTCCGACGGCAGCCATGTGGATATCCTGTGCGTGCCGGGCAATGTCTCCGGCGGCAATATCACCGGCAACCCATTCCTGCACATGGACGGCCAGGCGGTGTTCAAGCTGGCGGTCACCGTGCTCGACAAGGTCGCGCGCGAAGCACTCGCCGGCGCGCAGTTCCCGGCGGACAAGGTCGACTGGCTGATCCCGCACCAGGCCAATATCCGCATCATGCAAAGCACGGCCAGGAAGCTTGGCCTGCCTGCGGAGCGCATGGTGGCTACGGTGCATGAGCACGGCAACACCTCGGCTGCCTCGATCCCGCTGGCGCTTGACGTGGCGGTGCGCGATGGCCGCATCGGCGCCGGGCATCACGTGCTGATGGAAGGCGTCGGCGGCGGCTTCACCTGGGGCGCGGTACTGCTACGCATGTAA
- a CDS encoding MucB/RseB C-terminal domain-containing protein: MHKGWSPANVAGAHRIGALRRSFFLALCLTAAAATAQPPDNTLARRDATAWLNKIHRAAQRENYVGTLIYQRGSVMHASRIQHYSDLVNNEYERLETLDGKPREVLRQNDIVHSLIPEAKLVVVEKQEAKDRFPALLATNKSDVLDIYDMRKLPAERVAGVECEVFSLEPHDAARYAVRLWAEKNSGLLMRAQTLGEGGKVLEQVAFSQVDIGVPSEKQRILTAIKNSGSWTHYEVTNHPANIADEGWSIAVPVKGFLKIREVRRPLGELRAPQANPRGNVFEVLQIVYSDGLTGLSVFIEPVSEQRVRREGVASLGATQVVVRRVADFWITVVGEVPPATVRQFASAVEYKPPKAH; this comes from the coding sequence ATGCATAAAGGATGGTCGCCCGCCAACGTAGCGGGCGCACACAGAATTGGGGCCCTTCGCAGGTCCTTTTTTCTGGCCTTGTGTCTGACTGCGGCTGCGGCAACTGCGCAGCCGCCGGACAATACGCTGGCCCGTCGCGACGCAACGGCCTGGCTCAACAAGATCCATCGCGCGGCCCAGCGCGAGAATTATGTCGGCACGCTGATTTATCAGCGCGGCAGCGTGATGCATGCATCGCGCATCCAGCACTACAGCGATCTCGTCAACAACGAGTACGAACGGCTTGAGACGCTCGACGGCAAGCCGCGCGAAGTGCTGCGCCAGAATGACATCGTCCACAGCCTGATTCCCGAGGCCAAGCTGGTGGTGGTGGAGAAGCAGGAGGCCAAGGATCGTTTCCCGGCGCTGCTGGCCACCAACAAGAGCGATGTGCTCGATATCTACGATATGCGCAAGCTCCCGGCCGAGCGCGTGGCTGGCGTCGAGTGCGAGGTCTTCTCGCTCGAGCCGCATGACGCAGCGCGCTACGCTGTGCGGCTCTGGGCGGAGAAGAATTCCGGCTTGCTGATGCGTGCCCAGACCCTGGGCGAGGGCGGCAAGGTGCTGGAACAGGTGGCTTTCTCGCAAGTCGATATTGGCGTGCCGTCGGAAAAGCAGCGCATTCTCACGGCCATCAAGAACTCAGGCTCCTGGACGCACTATGAGGTGACCAACCATCCGGCCAATATTGCTGACGAAGGCTGGAGCATCGCGGTTCCGGTCAAGGGGTTCCTGAAGATCCGCGAGGTTCGCCGCCCACTGGGAGAGCTGCGCGCGCCGCAGGCCAATCCGCGCGGCAATGTCTTCGAAGTGCTCCAGATTGTCTACAGCGATGGCTTGACCGGCCTGTCGGTGTTTATCGAGCCGGTTTCCGAGCAGCGCGTGCGCCGCGAGGGCGTCGCCTCGCTGGGTGCCACGCAGGTCGTGGTACGCCGCGTAGCCGATTTCTGGATCACGGTGGTGGGCGAAGTCCCGCCGGCCACAGTGAGGCAGTTTGCCTCGGCGGTAGAATACAAACCACCGAAGGCCCATTAA
- a CDS encoding sigma-E factor negative regulatory protein: MGQAHKQSVHEVEAAEQISVLMDGELAPHEVNAVLDLAKSEAGMASWASYQLIGDALRSEELTHAGSTDDFLSRFSARLGSEPHVLVPAVAKASSAHRLLFKPSWVRRVMPSTAIAAAVAAVSWVAVPQMRGAADLGTPDAVVARVEQPAAPKAGGIVTVSADNAQMIRDPRLDEYLRAHRVSVATDAVVPTMRQVANSANFSQDNSQE, encoded by the coding sequence ATGGGTCAGGCTCATAAGCAGTCGGTTCATGAAGTGGAAGCAGCGGAGCAAATCTCCGTGCTGATGGATGGCGAGCTGGCGCCGCACGAAGTAAACGCAGTGCTGGACCTGGCGAAAAGCGAGGCAGGCATGGCAAGCTGGGCCTCTTATCAATTGATTGGCGATGCCCTGCGTTCGGAAGAACTGACGCATGCCGGCTCGACCGATGATTTTCTTTCCCGGTTTTCCGCTCGTCTGGGCAGCGAACCGCATGTGCTGGTGCCTGCCGTCGCCAAGGCGTCGTCGGCCCATCGCCTGCTGTTCAAGCCGTCGTGGGTGCGGCGCGTCATGCCGAGCACCGCGATTGCCGCCGCAGTGGCCGCCGTCAGCTGGGTGGCCGTGCCGCAGATGCGTGGCGCCGCCGACCTCGGCACGCCGGATGCGGTAGTGGCGCGTGTCGAACAACCTGCAGCGCCAAAGGCTGGCGGCATCGTGACCGTCTCCGCCGACAACGCGCAGATGATCCGCGATCCCCGTCTGGACGAATATCTTCGTGCCCACCGCGTCTCGGTTGCCACCGATGCGGTAGTGCCGACCATGCGCCAAGTGGCTAACAGCGCAAACTTCTCTCAGGACAATTCGCAGGAATAA
- the fabD gene encoding ACP S-malonyltransferase produces MKFSFVFPGQGSQAVGMLNAFADNAVVRATLDEASAALGQDLGRLITEGPAEDLSLTTNTQPVMLTAAVAIYRAWLDAGGPAPAVVAGHSLGEYSALVAAGVIPFADAVPLVRFRAQAMQEAVPVGEGGMAAILGLSDDDVRAACAEASATGAGVVEAVNFNAPSQVVIAGNKAAVEKACELAKARGAKRALPLPVSAPFHSSLLKPASDRLRERMAGMAFAAPSIPLVNNVDVAIVNDPQAIKDALVRQAAAPVRWVECVQKIAAQGVTHVIECGPGKVLAGMTKRIDGNLVGGAIFDPASLQETLALLK; encoded by the coding sequence ATGAAATTTTCCTTTGTATTCCCAGGGCAAGGCTCGCAGGCAGTCGGCATGCTCAATGCTTTTGCCGACAATGCGGTAGTCCGCGCCACGCTGGACGAGGCATCCGCCGCGCTCGGGCAGGACCTGGGCCGACTGATCACCGAAGGCCCGGCCGAGGACCTGAGCCTCACCACCAACACGCAACCGGTGATGCTGACCGCTGCGGTGGCCATCTACCGTGCCTGGCTCGACGCCGGCGGCCCGGCTCCGGCCGTGGTGGCGGGGCACAGCCTGGGTGAGTATTCCGCGCTGGTGGCGGCCGGGGTGATCCCCTTCGCTGACGCGGTGCCGTTGGTGCGCTTTCGCGCACAAGCCATGCAGGAAGCCGTGCCGGTGGGCGAGGGCGGCATGGCGGCCATCCTGGGCCTGTCCGACGATGACGTGCGCGCCGCTTGCGCTGAAGCGTCCGCGACCGGTGCCGGCGTGGTGGAAGCCGTGAACTTCAACGCCCCGTCGCAGGTGGTGATCGCCGGCAACAAGGCTGCCGTGGAGAAGGCCTGCGAACTGGCCAAGGCACGTGGCGCCAAGCGCGCGCTGCCGCTGCCGGTGTCGGCGCCGTTCCACTCATCGCTGCTCAAGCCCGCATCGGACCGCCTGCGTGAGCGCATGGCCGGCATGGCGTTTGCCGCACCGTCGATTCCGCTGGTGAACAACGTCGATGTCGCCATCGTCAACGACCCGCAAGCCATCAAGGACGCACTGGTCCGCCAGGCCGCAGCCCCGGTGCGCTGGGTCGAATGCGTGCAGAAGATCGCTGCGCAAGGCGTGACCCATGTGATCGAGTGCGGCCCCGGCAAGGTGCTGGCCGGCATGACCAAGCGTATCGACGGCAACCTGGTGGGCGGGGCGATCTTCGATCCGGCCTCCCTGCAGGAAACGCTGGCGCTGCTGAAGTAA
- the fabF gene encoding beta-ketoacyl-ACP synthase II, which yields MSRRRVVVTGLGLVSPVGNTVAEGWANLVAGKSGIATVTKFDHSALAVHFAGEVKGFNAEDYIPAKEARHMDTFIHYGIAAGSQALKDSGYEVTEANADRIGVLVGSGIGGLPMIEDTHAELTNRGPRRISPFFVPGSIINMISGHLSIIHGLKGPNLAAVTACTTGLHSIGLAARLIQAGDADVMLAGGAESTVSPLGIGGFAAARALSTRNDDPAAASRPWDKDRDGFVLGEGAGVVMLEEYESAKARGAKIYAELIGFGMSGDAYHMTAPNMDGPRRCMANALRDAGINADEVGYLNAHGTSTPLGDKNETEAIKLAFGDHAYKLAVNSTKSMTGHLLGGAGGLESVFTVLALHHQVSPPTINIFNQDPECDLDYVANTARDLKIDVAVKNNFGFGGTNGTLVFRRA from the coding sequence GTGAGCCGTCGTCGCGTCGTCGTCACTGGGCTTGGCCTTGTGTCTCCGGTCGGAAACACGGTTGCCGAAGGCTGGGCCAACCTGGTTGCCGGCAAGTCTGGCATTGCCACCGTCACCAAATTCGATCATTCCGCGCTTGCCGTGCACTTCGCCGGCGAAGTCAAGGGGTTCAATGCCGAGGACTACATCCCGGCCAAGGAAGCCCGCCATATGGATACCTTTATCCACTATGGCATCGCAGCGGGTTCGCAAGCGCTGAAGGATAGCGGCTACGAAGTGACCGAAGCCAATGCGGACCGCATTGGCGTGCTGGTCGGATCGGGCATCGGCGGCCTGCCGATGATCGAGGATACCCACGCGGAGCTGACCAATCGCGGTCCGCGTCGGATCTCCCCGTTCTTCGTGCCGGGCTCGATCATCAACATGATCTCGGGCCACCTGTCCATCATCCATGGACTCAAGGGCCCCAACCTGGCCGCGGTCACGGCTTGCACCACCGGCCTGCACAGCATTGGCCTGGCGGCCCGCCTGATCCAGGCGGGGGATGCCGACGTGATGCTGGCCGGTGGCGCTGAATCCACCGTCTCGCCGCTGGGCATTGGCGGTTTCGCCGCCGCGCGCGCGCTGTCGACCCGTAACGATGACCCCGCTGCCGCCTCCCGCCCCTGGGACAAGGATCGCGATGGCTTCGTGCTGGGCGAGGGCGCCGGTGTGGTCATGCTCGAGGAGTACGAGTCGGCCAAGGCTCGCGGCGCCAAGATCTATGCGGAGCTGATTGGCTTCGGCATGAGCGGCGACGCTTACCACATGACCGCGCCCAATATGGACGGTCCCCGCCGCTGCATGGCCAACGCCCTCAGGGACGCTGGCATCAATGCGGACGAAGTCGGCTACCTGAATGCGCACGGCACCTCGACTCCGCTTGGCGACAAGAATGAGACCGAGGCTATCAAGCTGGCCTTTGGCGATCACGCCTACAAGCTGGCGGTCAATTCGACCAAGTCGATGACCGGCCACTTGCTGGGCGGCGCGGGCGGGCTTGAGTCGGTCTTCACCGTGCTGGCGCTGCACCACCAGGTGTCGCCGCCGACCATCAACATCTTCAACCAGGATCCCGAGTGCGACCTGGATTACGTGGCCAATACGGCACGTGACCTGAAGATCGACGTGGCGGTGAAAAACAACTTCGGCTTCGGCGGCACCAACGGCACGCTTGTCTTCCGTCGCGCCTGA
- the rpoE gene encoding RNA polymerase sigma factor RpoE: MSEREADQLLVERVQQGDKRAFELLVVKYHRKIIRLISRLVRDSAEVEDVAQDAFIKAYRALPQFRGESAFYTWLYRIAVNTAKNYLATQGRRPEASSDIDAEEAETFADGEQLRDINTPESMLHTRQVAETVNRAMEALPEELRTAITLREIEGLSYEEIAEAMGCPIGTVRSRIFRAREAIADKLRPLLGTAEGKRW; the protein is encoded by the coding sequence GTGAGCGAACGCGAAGCCGATCAGCTCCTCGTTGAACGCGTCCAGCAGGGCGATAAGCGGGCCTTTGAATTGTTGGTGGTGAAGTACCACCGCAAGATCATCAGGCTCATTTCGCGTTTGGTGCGGGATTCCGCGGAAGTGGAGGATGTGGCACAAGATGCCTTTATCAAGGCGTATCGTGCCTTGCCGCAGTTTCGCGGTGAGTCGGCGTTCTACACCTGGTTGTACCGGATTGCGGTGAACACGGCGAAGAACTACCTGGCGACCCAGGGACGCCGGCCGGAAGCCTCCAGTGATATCGATGCCGAAGAGGCTGAAACTTTTGCGGACGGTGAGCAACTAAGAGATATCAATACGCCGGAGTCGATGCTCCATACCCGCCAGGTGGCCGAGACGGTCAACCGCGCAATGGAAGCACTGCCCGAGGAATTGCGCACCGCCATCACCCTTCGCGAGATCGAGGGCCTCAGCTACGAGGAGATCGCGGAAGCCATGGGTTGCCCGATCGGCACGGTCCGGTCACGCATCTTCCGGGCGCGCGAGGCGATTGCCGATAAATTGCGCCCGCTGCTGGGAACGGCAGAGGGCAAGCGGTGGTAG